A window from Littorina saxatilis isolate snail1 linkage group LG9, US_GU_Lsax_2.0, whole genome shotgun sequence encodes these proteins:
- the LOC138976815 gene encoding complement component 1 Q subcomponent-binding protein, mitochondrial-like: MSVMAKCLRLALSASNKLVQSHSNLQLAQNSLLRLKKCQTALNRQLSAAVVSPFLRQTAPTLTAVKTCTCTPRRLLQTEVDKELSKFLDKEIDYEVTQAGKSSTKVKGVDGFEVATEDAEVTLTRKAGNETIVVKLNINATVDSEGPLQASEQDPEAEMVSRPPFTVEMCKGDGYTLSLQCMFTSPEEMEQQGGPQDADAIVDSFEIHEVALHKGEWKDTIYSVSADIMDGNLYDLLMDMLDERGINEEFANQLVEFSTSYEHTRYLAFLKHLKSFVEK; this comes from the exons ATGTCCGTCATGGCGAAGTGTCTCCGACTTGCCCTTTCTGCTTCAAACAAGCTTGTGCAAAGTCACAGCAACTTGCAGCTTGCACAAAACTCGCTCCTTCGTCTCAAAAAATGTCAGACAGCTTTGAACAGACAATTAAGTGCCGCTGTCGTCTCACCGTTCCTCCGCCAGACCGCTCCGACTTTGACTGCGGTCAAAACCTGCACGTGCACTCCCCGGCGTCTGCTGCAAACAGAGG TTGACAAAGAGTTGTCCAAATTCCTGGACAAAGAAATCGACTATGAGGTAACACAGGCTGGCAAGTCAAGTACAAAGGTCAAGGGCGTTGATGGGTTTGAGGTTGCCACAGAGGATGCAGAGGTGACGCTCACCAGGAAAGCTGGCAATGAAAC CATTGTGGTCAAGTTGAACATCAACGCGACAGTGGACTCCGAAGGACCCTTGCAGGCCAGCGAACAAGACCCCGAGGCTGAG ATGGTGTCGCGCCCACCCTTCACAGTAGAGATGTGTAAAGGAGACGGCTACACACTGTCACTGCAGTGCATGTTTACGTCACCTGAAGAAATGGAGCAGCAGGGGGGTCCTCAGGATGCTGACGCAATAG TGGACAGCTTTGAGATCCATGAGGTCGCTCTGCACAAAGGGGAGTGGAAAGACACCATCTACTCTGTGTCGGCCGATATCATGGatggg AACCTGTACGACCTGCTGATGGACATGCTTGACGAGCGAGGGATCAACGAGGAGTTTGCCAACCAGCTGGTGGAGTTCAGCACCAGCTACGAGCACACACGCTACCTGGCCTTCCTCAAACATCTCAAGTCCTTCGTGGAGAAATGA